From a region of the bacterium genome:
- a CDS encoding DUF4160 domain-containing protein: MSPTILRSGPYRLFFFSNEVGEPPLDHVQRERMLARSWLGPVQLAHSTGFVSRELRRIERVVTKHEKAIPEAWHEYFPD; the protein is encoded by the coding sequence GCGCTCTGGACCCTACCGGCTCTTCTTCTTCAGCAACGAGGTTGGTGAGCCGCCGCTTGATCACGTACAGCGCGAGCGGATGCTGGCGAGGTCTTGGCTCGGCCCCGTCCAGCTCGCGCACTCGACCGGGTTCGTCTCACGAGAACTGCGTCGGATCGAGAGAGTGGTGACCAAGCACGAGAAAGCCATTCCGGAGGCATGGCATGAGTACTTCC